Proteins encoded in a region of the Microbacterium neungamense genome:
- a CDS encoding MBL fold metallo-hydrolase: MRVTKYEHAALRIERAGDVLLIDPGSFTTPLDDLGGVAAVVITHEHPDHWTPGHLDRVLREAPDAVVFAPQSVADLAAEHPITVVSPGDLVAAGPFTLRFFGGEHQIIHSSLPRIPNVGVLVDDELYYPGDSYAVPEGVEVGTLAAPLGAPWLRIGDAMDFVLAVRPRRAFGTHDMTLSAIGKEMHRQRLRWATEQGGGEFFELEPGDSLTI, from the coding sequence ATGCGCGTCACGAAGTACGAACATGCCGCCCTCCGCATCGAACGCGCCGGGGATGTGCTGCTGATCGACCCGGGGTCCTTCACCACTCCCCTGGACGACCTCGGCGGCGTGGCCGCGGTGGTGATCACGCACGAGCATCCGGACCACTGGACACCCGGGCACCTCGACCGCGTGCTCCGCGAGGCGCCGGATGCGGTGGTCTTCGCGCCGCAGAGCGTCGCCGACCTCGCCGCGGAGCACCCCATCACCGTCGTCTCCCCCGGCGACCTCGTCGCCGCCGGCCCCTTCACGCTGCGGTTCTTCGGCGGGGAGCACCAGATCATCCACTCCAGCCTGCCGCGCATCCCGAACGTCGGCGTCCTCGTCGACGACGAGCTGTACTACCCCGGCGACTCCTACGCGGTCCCCGAGGGTGTCGAGGTGGGCACGCTCGCCGCTCCCCTGGGCGCCCCGTGGCTGCGGATCGGCGACGCCATGGACTTCGTCCTGGCCGTCCGGCCGCGACGGGCGTTCGGCACGCACGACATGACGCTGTCCGCGATCGGCAAGGAGATGCACCGGCAGCGCCTGCGGTGGGCGACCGAGCAGGGCGGCGGGGAGTTCTTCGAGCTGGAGCCCGGCGACTCCCTCACCATCTGA
- a CDS encoding ERAP1-like C-terminal domain-containing protein, with amino-acid sequence MWTSHPCSLVGTAFITCPTVRGGWILTAPTIAKEWFVRALASRPDPAVRAEAWRAAWEDRSLSNDHLDATIAGFRAGGRRDLVAGFDEEYFRRIRSAWAERSIEIAQRLVVGLFPAGDTLDPVDAWLAENEDAPAALRRLVLEQRDHLARDLRVRASQPA; translated from the coding sequence ATGTGGACGTCGCACCCGTGTTCTCTCGTGGGGACGGCGTTTATCACCTGCCCGACGGTGCGGGGGGGTTGGATCCTCACGGCGCCCACGATTGCAAAAGAATGGTTCGTCCGCGCGCTCGCCTCCCGGCCGGACCCCGCCGTGCGCGCCGAGGCCTGGCGGGCGGCGTGGGAGGACCGATCGCTCAGCAACGACCACCTCGACGCCACGATCGCCGGATTCCGCGCCGGCGGCCGGCGGGACCTGGTCGCAGGCTTCGACGAGGAGTACTTCCGCCGCATCCGCTCGGCCTGGGCGGAGCGCAGCATCGAGATCGCGCAGCGGCTGGTGGTGGGCCTGTTCCCCGCCGGCGACACGCTCGATCCCGTGGACGCGTGGCTGGCGGAGAACGAGGACGCGCCCGCCGCCCTGCGCCGCCTCGTCCTCGAGCAGCGCGACCATCTCGCCCGCGACCTCCGCGTACGGGCGTCCCAGCCCGCCTGA
- a CDS encoding phosphotransferase: MPDSPASEVTVGEADVRRLLRRSAPHLAELPLQRAAEGWDNSMWRLGADLAVRMPRRQAAARLIAHEQQALPALARALAPTGVRVPEPLLVGAPDGRYPWNWSIVPWLPGLPAIETARADRTAWAAQLARALRHLHRPAPADAPANPVRGVPLARRDGAIRARLDGIGPGRVAEFLRAAWDAGLAAPAATERVWIHGDLHPGNLLVEDGWLRAIIDFGDVTAGDPAYDLAGMWPAFDADGRRAFRTAIGDRYDAATWTRARAWAAALAAILLHASDDLPAFRALGESTAAELMADH; this comes from the coding sequence ATGCCGGACTCTCCGGCATCCGAGGTCACCGTCGGCGAGGCGGACGTCCGCCGCCTGCTCCGGCGGAGCGCACCGCACCTTGCGGAGCTCCCGCTGCAGCGTGCCGCCGAGGGCTGGGACAACAGCATGTGGCGGCTGGGCGCGGACCTGGCGGTGCGGATGCCGCGCCGCCAGGCCGCCGCGCGGCTCATCGCGCACGAGCAGCAGGCGCTGCCCGCCCTCGCCCGGGCGCTGGCGCCCACGGGCGTCCGCGTTCCCGAGCCGCTGCTCGTCGGCGCGCCGGACGGCCGGTACCCGTGGAACTGGTCCATCGTGCCGTGGCTGCCCGGTCTGCCGGCGATCGAGACGGCGCGCGCGGATCGGACCGCCTGGGCGGCGCAGCTCGCGCGGGCGCTCCGGCATCTGCATCGGCCGGCACCGGCGGATGCCCCCGCGAACCCGGTGCGGGGCGTGCCGCTCGCGCGGCGCGACGGCGCCATCCGCGCGCGACTGGACGGGATCGGTCCGGGTCGCGTGGCCGAGTTCCTCCGCGCTGCGTGGGATGCCGGACTCGCGGCACCAGCGGCCACGGAACGGGTGTGGATCCACGGCGACCTGCATCCCGGGAACCTGCTCGTCGAGGACGGCTGGCTGCGGGCGATCATCGACTTCGGCGACGTCACCGCGGGCGATCCCGCCTACGACCTCGCCGGCATGTGGCCCGCGTTCGACGCCGACGGCCGGCGAGCCTTCCGGACGGCGATCGGCGACCGGTACGACGCCGCCACCTGGACGCGGGCGCGCGCGTGGGCCGCGGCCCTGGCCGCGATCCTGCTGCACGCGAGCGACGATCTGCCGGCGTTCCGTGCGCTGGGCGAGAGCACCGCCGCCGAGCTCATGGCCGATCACTGA